In Deltaproteobacteria bacterium, the following are encoded in one genomic region:
- a CDS encoding helix-turn-helix transcriptional regulator, protein MSPRAATARSREAPSTRDAILDAAERRFADRGFAGVSMREIAGE, encoded by the coding sequence ATGAGCCCCCGGGCGGCCACCGCCCGCAGCCGCGAAGCCCCTTCCACGCGCGACGCGATCCTCGACGCCGCCGAGCGGCGCTTCGCCGACCGGGGCTTCGCCGGCGTATCGATGCGGGAAATCGCCGGGGAG